The following coding sequences are from one Xiphias gladius isolate SHS-SW01 ecotype Sanya breed wild chromosome 14, ASM1685928v1, whole genome shotgun sequence window:
- the LOC120798776 gene encoding ephrin type-A receptor 4-A-like isoform X4, translating into MAANLWRIFYTFIWIITLASSSRTRIYPPNEVTLLDTRTVPGELKWAASPSEGGWEEVSIMDEKNIPIRTYQVCNVLEPNQNNWLRTDWIPRSGAQRVYVEVKFTLRDCNSLPGVTGTCKETFNLYYHESNEDRESYIKESSFIKVDTVAADESFTQVDVGDRIMKLNTEVRDVKVTTRKGFYLAFQDVGACIALVSVRVFYKTCPLTIRNLATFPDTVTGADTSSLVEVRGSCVNQSEEREEPKMYCGADGEWLVPIGGCLCNPGYEETGGACKACSVGFYKAKSSDAGCSKCPPHSHSLSDGATVCDCHSGFFRANSDPPSMACTQPPSAPQQLISVVNETSVVLEWAPPRRLGGRSDTSYSLECFIYYPRLGSGSISISQLCLPCSSDVLFSPGQTGLKTTRVVVSELRAHSHYTFIVQARNGVSQDSGAGAAQSVSVTVTTNQAAPSPVSSIQATDVTRHGLSLSWRQPDRPNGVILEYEVKFYEKDQRERSYRIMRTFSRSVDVTGLNPLTVYVFHVRARTAAGYGEFSAPFEFSTNSDPFPLIGEGVNSAFLLLSVSGVGILLLISAAVFIISRRRSKYSKTKQDSEEEKHLNPGVKIYVDPFTYEDPDQAIHEFAKEIDVSSIHIERVIGMGEFGEVCSGRLRVQGKREIYVAIKSLKAGYSDKQRRDFLSEASIMGQFDHPNIIRLEGVVTRCKPLMIITEYMENGSLDAFLRKHDGQFTVIQLVGMLRGIASGMKYLSDMSYVHRDLAARNILVNSNLVCKVSDFGLSRVLEDDPEAAYTTRGTGTYLSPGGKIPIRWTAPEAIAYRKFTTASDVWSYGIVMWEVVSYGERPYWDMNNQDVIKAIEEGYRLPAPMDCPVVLHQLMLDCWEKERAERPTFGQILNMLDKLIRNPGTLRRTGGEGSEVCVSVIPEVCVPEWSVCEWLQSIGLERYRDTLAAAGYTSLDSLLAITPQEMDRLGIITASHQDMLIAGVRQEMLSQMQHMQHTMVPV; encoded by the exons ATGGCTGCAAATTTATGGCGAATATTTTACACCTTCATTTGGATAATAACACTGGCTTCAAGTTCGAGGACGAGGATTTATCCACCAAACGAAG TGACCCTGCTGGATACCAGGACAGTGCCAGGAGAGCTGAAATGGGCAGCCAGTCCTTCAGAGGGAGGG tgGGAGGAGGTGAGTATTATGGATGAGAAGAACATCCCCATCAGAACATACCAGGTGTGTAACGTCCTAGAGCCCAATCAAAACAACTGGCTGAGGACAGACTGGATCCCTCGTTCCGGCGCTCAGCGGGTCTATGTTGAAGTCAAGTTCACACTGAGAGACTGTAACAGCCTACCAGGGGTCACTGGCACCTGCAAG GAGACATTCAATCTGTACTACCATGAGTcaaatgaagacagagagagctaCATCAAAGAGAGCAGTTTCATTAAGGTGGACACTGTGGCAGCAGACGAGAGCTTCACCCAG GTGGACGTTGGAGACCGCATCATGAAACTGAACACTGAGGTGCGAGACGTAAAGGTCACGACCCGGAAGGGCTTCTACTTGGCCTTTCAGGATGTTGGCGCCTGCATTGCTTTAGTTTCTGTCAGGGTTTTCTACAAAACCTGCCCACTCACCATCCGCAACCTGGCAACTTTTCCTGACACCGTTACCGGGGCTGATACATCCTCCTTAGTGGAAGTCAGGGGATCTTGTGTCAACCAatcagaagagagagaagagcctAAAATGTACTGCGGAGCAGATGGAGAGTGGTTAGTTCCTATTGGTGGATGTCTCTGCAACCCAGGATATGAAGAGACGGGGGGGGCATGTAAAG CCTGTTCTGTTGGTTTCTACAAGGCCAAGTCTTCAGATGCAGGATGCTCCAAGTGTCCCCCACACAGCCACTCACTCAGTGACGGGGCAACTGTCTGTGACTGCCACTCTGGATTCTTCCGTGCCAACAGCGACCCCCCTTCCATGGCCTGTACTc AGCCACCTTCAGCTCCGCAACAGCTCATCTCAGTTGTGAATGAGACCTCGGTGGTCCTGGAGTGGGCCCCCCCTCGCCGGCTGGGAGGACGAAGTGACACCAGCTACAGCCTGGAGtgtttcatct ATTACCCGAGACTTGGctctggctccatctccatctctcagCTCTGCCTGCCTTGCAGCTCCGATGTGCTCTTCTCTCCCGGCCAAACCGGCCTGAAGACCACCAGGGTGGTGGTTAGCGAGCTGAGGGCCCACTCGCACTATACCTTCATCGTCCAAGCGCGCAACGGGGTCTCCCAAGACAGCGGTGCAGGGGCAGCTCAGAGTGTGTCTGTCACTGTTACCACCAACCAAGCTG CTCCCTCTCCGGTGTCATCCATCCAAGCCACTGATGTCACCAGGCACGGTTTGTCGTTGTCATGGCGACAGCCGGATCGACCCAACGGGGTCATCCTGGAATATGAGGTCAAGTTCTATGAAAAG GATCAGAGAGAGAGGTCTTACCGCATAATGAGGACCTTCTCTCGCAGCGTCGATGTCACGGGTCTTAACCCCCTCACTGTGTACGTGTTTCACGTGCGTGCTCGTACAGCTGCCGGATACGGAGAGTTCAGTGCTCCATTTGAATTTTCCACCAATTCAG ATCCCTTCCCTCTGATTGGAGAAGGAGTTAACTCAGccttcctgctgctgtctgtcagCGGGGTTGGAATTTTACTGCTGATATCTGCAGCTGTCTTCATCATTAGCcgcag GAGGAGCAAGTACAGTAAAACAAAGCAGGactcagaggaggagaaacatcTTAACCCAG GGGTCAAAATCTATGTGGATCCGTTCACCTATGAAGACCCCGATCAGGCCATCCACGAGTTTGCCAAGGAGATTGATGTTAGCAGTATTCACATTGAGAGAGTTATTGGCATGG gagagTTTGGGGAGGTGTGCAGTGGTCGGCTGCGTGTGCAGGGAAAGAGGGAGATTTACGTGGCCATCAAGAGTCTGAAGGCGGGATACTCTGACAAACAGAGGAGGGACTTCCTATCTGAGGCCTCCATCATGGGACAGTTTGACCATCCGAACATCATCAGGCTGGAGGGTGTCGTCACAAGAT GCAAACCATTGATGATCATCACAGAATACATGGAAAATGGATCCCTGGATGCTTTTCTTCGT AAACATGACGGCCAGTTCACGGTGATCCAGCTGGTCGGCATGCTGCGAGGCATCGCCTCAGGTATGAAGTACCTGTCAGACATGAGCTATGTTCACAGAGACCTGGCAGCTCGAAACATCCTGGTCAACAGCAACCTGGTGTGTAAGGTGTCGGACTTTGGCCTGAGTCGGGTTCTGGAGGACGACCCAGAGGCTGCCTACACTACAAGG GGCACTGGGACTTACCTTTCCCCTGGAGGGAAGATCCCCATCAGATGGACGGCCCCAGAGGCCATAGCCTACAGGAAGTTTACCACAGCAAGTGATGTGTGGAGTTACGGTATCGTCATGTGGGAGGTGGTTTCATACGGCGAGAGGCCCTACTGGGACATGAACAACCAGGAT GTGATTAAAGCGATTGAAGAGGGCTACCGCCTGCCTGCTCCTATGGACTGTCCTGTGGTGTTGCACCAGCTCATGTTAGACTGTTGGGAGAAGGAGCGAGCGGAGAGACCCACCTTTGGTCAGATACTCAACATGCTGGATAAACTCATCCGTAACCCCGGGACTCTGCGCAGGACAGGAGGGGA GGGTTCAGAGGTGTGTGTATCAGTCATACCAGAGGTATGTGTGCCCGAGTGGTCGGTGTGTGAGTGGCTGCAGTCCATCGGGTTGGAGAGGTACAGAGACACTCTGGCAGCAGCAGGATACACCAGCCTTGACAGTCTACTGGCTATCACACCCCA GGAGATGGACAGACTTGGAATAATCACAGCGTCCCACCAGGACATGCTAATTGCTGGTGTGCGGCAAGAAATGCTGTCTCAAATGCAGCACATGCAACACACAATGGTTCCAGTCTGA
- the LOC120798776 gene encoding ephrin type-A receptor 4-A-like isoform X2 — MAANLWRIFYTFIWIITLASSSRTRIYPPNEVTLLDTRTVPGELKWAASPSEGGWEEVSIMDEKNIPIRTYQVCNVLEPNQNNWLRTDWIPRSGAQRVYVEVKFTLRDCNSLPGVTGTCKETFNLYYHESNEDRESYIKESSFIKVDTVAADESFTQVDVGDRIMKLNTEVRDVKVTTRKGFYLAFQDVGACIALVSVRVFYKTCPLTIRNLATFPDTVTGADTSSLVEVRGSCVNQSEEREEPKMYCGADGEWLVPIGGCLCNPGYEETGGACKACSVGFYKAKSSDAGCSKCPPHSHSLSDGATVCDCHSGFFRANSDPPSMACTQPPSAPQQLISVVNETSVVLEWAPPRRLGGRSDTSYSLECFICQTGSQTGNQGIVGSEVQSGRGVLQSRPVPEDYPRLGSGSISISQLCLPCSSDVLFSPGQTGLKTTRVVVSELRAHSHYTFIVQARNGVSQDSGAGAAQSVSVTVTTNQAAPSPVSSIQATDVTRHGLSLSWRQPDRPNGVILEYEVKFYEKDQRERSYRIMRTFSRSVDVTGLNPLTVYVFHVRARTAAGYGEFSAPFEFSTNSDPFPLIGEGVNSAFLLLSVSGVGILLLISAAVFIISRRRSKYSKTKQDSEEEKHLNPGVKIYVDPFTYEDPDQAIHEFAKEIDVSSIHIERVIGMGEFGEVCSGRLRVQGKREIYVAIKSLKAGYSDKQRRDFLSEASIMGQFDHPNIIRLEGVVTRCKPLMIITEYMENGSLDAFLRKHDGQFTVIQLVGMLRGIASGMKYLSDMSYVHRDLAARNILVNSNLVCKVSDFGLSRVLEDDPEAAYTTREGTGTYLSPGGKIPIRWTAPEAIAYRKFTTASDVWSYGIVMWEVVSYGERPYWDMNNQDVIKAIEEGYRLPAPMDCPVVLHQLMLDCWEKERAERPTFGQILNMLDKLIRNPGTLRRTGGDRPTPAMLESGVGSEVCVSVIPEVCVPEWSVCEWLQSIGLERYRDTLAAAGYTSLDSLLAITPQEMDRLGIITASHQDMLIAGVRQEMLSQMQHMQHTMVPV; from the exons ATGGCTGCAAATTTATGGCGAATATTTTACACCTTCATTTGGATAATAACACTGGCTTCAAGTTCGAGGACGAGGATTTATCCACCAAACGAAG TGACCCTGCTGGATACCAGGACAGTGCCAGGAGAGCTGAAATGGGCAGCCAGTCCTTCAGAGGGAGGG tgGGAGGAGGTGAGTATTATGGATGAGAAGAACATCCCCATCAGAACATACCAGGTGTGTAACGTCCTAGAGCCCAATCAAAACAACTGGCTGAGGACAGACTGGATCCCTCGTTCCGGCGCTCAGCGGGTCTATGTTGAAGTCAAGTTCACACTGAGAGACTGTAACAGCCTACCAGGGGTCACTGGCACCTGCAAG GAGACATTCAATCTGTACTACCATGAGTcaaatgaagacagagagagctaCATCAAAGAGAGCAGTTTCATTAAGGTGGACACTGTGGCAGCAGACGAGAGCTTCACCCAG GTGGACGTTGGAGACCGCATCATGAAACTGAACACTGAGGTGCGAGACGTAAAGGTCACGACCCGGAAGGGCTTCTACTTGGCCTTTCAGGATGTTGGCGCCTGCATTGCTTTAGTTTCTGTCAGGGTTTTCTACAAAACCTGCCCACTCACCATCCGCAACCTGGCAACTTTTCCTGACACCGTTACCGGGGCTGATACATCCTCCTTAGTGGAAGTCAGGGGATCTTGTGTCAACCAatcagaagagagagaagagcctAAAATGTACTGCGGAGCAGATGGAGAGTGGTTAGTTCCTATTGGTGGATGTCTCTGCAACCCAGGATATGAAGAGACGGGGGGGGCATGTAAAG CCTGTTCTGTTGGTTTCTACAAGGCCAAGTCTTCAGATGCAGGATGCTCCAAGTGTCCCCCACACAGCCACTCACTCAGTGACGGGGCAACTGTCTGTGACTGCCACTCTGGATTCTTCCGTGCCAACAGCGACCCCCCTTCCATGGCCTGTACTc AGCCACCTTCAGCTCCGCAACAGCTCATCTCAGTTGTGAATGAGACCTCGGTGGTCCTGGAGTGGGCCCCCCCTCGCCGGCTGGGAGGACGAAGTGACACCAGCTACAGCCTGGAGtgtttcatctgtcaaacaggGAGTCAAACAGGCA ACCAGGGGATTGTTGGATCTGAAGTCCAGTCAGGGAGAGGTGTTTTACAGAGCAGACCAGTACCTGAAGATTACCCGAGACTTGGctctggctccatctccatctctcagCTCTGCCTGCCTTGCAGCTCCGATGTGCTCTTCTCTCCCGGCCAAACCGGCCTGAAGACCACCAGGGTGGTGGTTAGCGAGCTGAGGGCCCACTCGCACTATACCTTCATCGTCCAAGCGCGCAACGGGGTCTCCCAAGACAGCGGTGCAGGGGCAGCTCAGAGTGTGTCTGTCACTGTTACCACCAACCAAGCTG CTCCCTCTCCGGTGTCATCCATCCAAGCCACTGATGTCACCAGGCACGGTTTGTCGTTGTCATGGCGACAGCCGGATCGACCCAACGGGGTCATCCTGGAATATGAGGTCAAGTTCTATGAAAAG GATCAGAGAGAGAGGTCTTACCGCATAATGAGGACCTTCTCTCGCAGCGTCGATGTCACGGGTCTTAACCCCCTCACTGTGTACGTGTTTCACGTGCGTGCTCGTACAGCTGCCGGATACGGAGAGTTCAGTGCTCCATTTGAATTTTCCACCAATTCAG ATCCCTTCCCTCTGATTGGAGAAGGAGTTAACTCAGccttcctgctgctgtctgtcagCGGGGTTGGAATTTTACTGCTGATATCTGCAGCTGTCTTCATCATTAGCcgcag GAGGAGCAAGTACAGTAAAACAAAGCAGGactcagaggaggagaaacatcTTAACCCAG GGGTCAAAATCTATGTGGATCCGTTCACCTATGAAGACCCCGATCAGGCCATCCACGAGTTTGCCAAGGAGATTGATGTTAGCAGTATTCACATTGAGAGAGTTATTGGCATGG gagagTTTGGGGAGGTGTGCAGTGGTCGGCTGCGTGTGCAGGGAAAGAGGGAGATTTACGTGGCCATCAAGAGTCTGAAGGCGGGATACTCTGACAAACAGAGGAGGGACTTCCTATCTGAGGCCTCCATCATGGGACAGTTTGACCATCCGAACATCATCAGGCTGGAGGGTGTCGTCACAAGAT GCAAACCATTGATGATCATCACAGAATACATGGAAAATGGATCCCTGGATGCTTTTCTTCGT AAACATGACGGCCAGTTCACGGTGATCCAGCTGGTCGGCATGCTGCGAGGCATCGCCTCAGGTATGAAGTACCTGTCAGACATGAGCTATGTTCACAGAGACCTGGCAGCTCGAAACATCCTGGTCAACAGCAACCTGGTGTGTAAGGTGTCGGACTTTGGCCTGAGTCGGGTTCTGGAGGACGACCCAGAGGCTGCCTACACTACAAGG GAGGGCACTGGGACTTACCTTTCCCCTGGAGGGAAGATCCCCATCAGATGGACGGCCCCAGAGGCCATAGCCTACAGGAAGTTTACCACAGCAAGTGATGTGTGGAGTTACGGTATCGTCATGTGGGAGGTGGTTTCATACGGCGAGAGGCCCTACTGGGACATGAACAACCAGGAT GTGATTAAAGCGATTGAAGAGGGCTACCGCCTGCCTGCTCCTATGGACTGTCCTGTGGTGTTGCACCAGCTCATGTTAGACTGTTGGGAGAAGGAGCGAGCGGAGAGACCCACCTTTGGTCAGATACTCAACATGCTGGATAAACTCATCCGTAACCCCGGGACTCTGCGCAGGACAGGAGGGGAcag ACCCACACCCGCCATGCTTGAGTCAGGGGTGGGTTCAGAGGTGTGTGTATCAGTCATACCAGAGGTATGTGTGCCCGAGTGGTCGGTGTGTGAGTGGCTGCAGTCCATCGGGTTGGAGAGGTACAGAGACACTCTGGCAGCAGCAGGATACACCAGCCTTGACAGTCTACTGGCTATCACACCCCA GGAGATGGACAGACTTGGAATAATCACAGCGTCCCACCAGGACATGCTAATTGCTGGTGTGCGGCAAGAAATGCTGTCTCAAATGCAGCACATGCAACACACAATGGTTCCAGTCTGA